Proteins from one Streptomyces sp. NBC_00390 genomic window:
- a CDS encoding RICIN domain-containing protein yields MNGAMPPGLFLVRNVGSGLLLEVYGGAKGSGARVQQGRDSGAPAQHWRIDPVPNGSGLHHFVNAASGKRLDVAGAATENGTRIQQWRPNNFGAQEWIIEQHLDAPGTVTIVSFISGLLLEVAGGSTDDGADIQQWEDTDSPGQWWRLEPVIT; encoded by the coding sequence GTGAACGGGGCCATGCCACCAGGGCTGTTCCTGGTGCGGAACGTCGGCAGCGGGCTGCTGCTGGAGGTGTACGGCGGGGCCAAGGGCAGCGGCGCCAGGGTCCAGCAGGGCAGGGACTCGGGCGCGCCCGCGCAGCACTGGCGGATCGATCCCGTGCCGAACGGCAGCGGGCTCCACCACTTCGTCAACGCGGCCAGCGGGAAGCGGCTGGACGTCGCGGGCGCCGCGACCGAGAACGGCACCCGCATCCAGCAGTGGCGGCCCAACAACTTCGGCGCCCAGGAATGGATCATCGAGCAGCACCTCGACGCGCCGGGCACCGTGACCATCGTGAGTTTCATCAGCGGTCTGCTGCTGGAGGTCGCGGGCGGCAGCACGGACGACGGTGCGGACATCCAGCAGTGGGAGGACACCGACTCGCCGGGCCAGTGGTGGCGGCTGGAGCCCGTCATCACCTGA
- a CDS encoding PP2C family protein-serine/threonine phosphatase — protein sequence MLPGRRRGDLQWSWEPRPALLAVPLALIAVVTVVDVLAPPEVHLGPFLVAAPAVTASFAGPRTTAAVGALAVLAQSMVAIMRTSLTDLNHTLQITALVLISVIVTFFAYLRERHERELTQLRSIAEAAQQVVLRPLPHRIGPLRIASVYLAAEAEAQIGGDLYAVARTAGASRFIIGDVRGKGLEAIGDAALLLGAFRAAAHRQATLPALVAHLEGTVSSDLDDPTSGGDEAEDHGESFITAAVLDVADQESALHMINCGHPPPLRLHGGKVTPLEVQHPAPPLGLTGFDPSGFTGEVFAFEAGDVVVLYTDGVIEARDTKGEFYPLAERVAAWSGMRPQALLSILCEDLLHHAGGHLGDDAAMVAIERMA from the coding sequence ATGCTTCCTGGACGCCGCCGCGGAGACCTTCAGTGGTCATGGGAGCCACGCCCTGCGCTGCTGGCGGTACCGCTCGCGTTGATCGCGGTCGTCACGGTCGTCGACGTCCTTGCCCCGCCCGAGGTCCATCTCGGACCCTTCCTCGTCGCCGCCCCCGCGGTCACCGCGTCGTTCGCGGGGCCCCGCACGACCGCCGCGGTGGGCGCGCTCGCCGTGCTGGCCCAGTCCATGGTCGCGATCATGCGCACCAGCCTCACCGACCTCAATCACACGCTCCAGATCACCGCCCTGGTGCTCATCTCGGTGATCGTGACGTTCTTCGCCTATCTGCGGGAGCGGCACGAGAGGGAACTGACCCAGCTGCGCTCCATCGCCGAGGCCGCACAGCAAGTGGTGCTGCGGCCGCTGCCGCACCGGATCGGCCCGCTGCGCATCGCCTCCGTCTATCTCGCGGCCGAGGCCGAGGCGCAGATCGGGGGCGACCTGTACGCCGTGGCGCGTACGGCCGGAGCGAGCCGGTTCATCATCGGTGACGTCAGGGGGAAAGGGCTGGAGGCCATCGGCGACGCCGCCCTGCTCCTCGGGGCATTCCGAGCCGCGGCGCACCGGCAGGCGACTCTGCCCGCGCTGGTGGCCCATCTGGAAGGGACGGTCTCGTCGGACCTCGACGACCCCACGTCCGGCGGCGACGAGGCGGAGGACCACGGCGAGTCGTTCATCACCGCTGCCGTGCTCGACGTGGCCGACCAGGAGTCGGCGCTGCACATGATCAACTGCGGACACCCGCCGCCGCTGCGGCTGCACGGCGGAAAGGTCACACCGCTGGAAGTGCAGCATCCGGCACCGCCGTTGGGGCTGACCGGGTTCGACCCGTCAGGCTTCACCGGTGAGGTGTTCGCCTTCGAGGCGGGGGACGTCGTGGTCCTGTACACGGACGGTGTCATCGAGGCGCGTGACACGAAGGGCGAGTTCTACCCGCTGGCCGAACGGGTGGCCGCCTGGTCCGGGATGCGTCCGCAGGCTCTCCTGAGCATTCTGTGCGAGGACCTGCTGCACCATGCCGGCGGGCATCTGGGCGACGACGCCGCGATGGTGGCGATCGAACGTATGGCATAG
- a CDS encoding 4a-hydroxytetrahydrobiopterin dehydratase, translating to MPTEPLSQKEIEDRLRELPGWSLEGDRITRSYRLASHFAATAMVVHIAQIQEELNHHSDLTLGYNTLALSVVSHDADALTERDFALAQRVEGIAPGHGAG from the coding sequence ATGCCCACCGAACCGCTGTCGCAAAAGGAGATCGAGGACCGGTTGAGGGAGCTCCCGGGCTGGTCCCTCGAAGGAGACCGGATCACCCGTTCCTACCGCCTGGCCTCGCACTTCGCCGCGACCGCGATGGTCGTTCACATCGCGCAGATCCAGGAGGAGCTGAACCACCACTCGGACCTCACCCTCGGCTACAACACCCTTGCCCTGTCGGTGGTGTCCCATGACGCGGACGCGCTCACCGAACGGGACTTCGCGCTGGCGCAGCGGGTGGAGGGGATCGCCCCGGGGCACGGCGCGGGCTGA
- a CDS encoding AraC family transcriptional regulator, translating to MDALAGLLDGPRARGAFLLRMVMEPPWSVRIEDHAPLCLMCVTEGEAWIVPESGAPVMLRPGDMAVARGPDPYIVADAADRAPQARIGPGGTCHTLQGEPLAESMHLGVRTWGNAADGSTTMLIGTYQMQGEVSARLLDALPPLLWLPADAWSCPVGSVLADEIGRDEPGQSVVLDRVLDLLLIGVLRAWFSRPDAAAPSWYRAMGDPVVGRALRLLQDDPAHPWSVASLAAKCGVSRAGLARRFNDLVGEPPMTYLTGWRLTLAADLLRETDATVEAIARQVGYSGSFALSAAFKRVRGISPQQHRTGAVMPGRWQADRVRGRQP from the coding sequence ATGGACGCTCTCGCCGGACTGCTGGACGGACCGCGGGCCAGGGGTGCCTTCCTGCTGCGGATGGTGATGGAACCGCCGTGGTCCGTGCGCATCGAGGATCATGCGCCGCTCTGCCTGATGTGCGTCACCGAGGGCGAGGCCTGGATCGTCCCGGAATCCGGTGCGCCCGTGATGCTGCGCCCGGGTGACATGGCCGTCGCCCGTGGACCCGATCCGTACATCGTGGCCGACGCCGCGGACAGGGCACCGCAGGCGCGCATCGGTCCGGGCGGCACCTGCCACACCCTTCAGGGCGAGCCGCTCGCCGAGAGCATGCACCTGGGCGTACGGACCTGGGGCAACGCCGCCGACGGCTCGACCACCATGCTCATCGGGACGTACCAGATGCAGGGCGAGGTCAGCGCGCGGCTGCTGGATGCGCTGCCTCCGCTGTTGTGGTTGCCTGCCGACGCCTGGAGCTGCCCGGTCGGCTCGGTGCTCGCGGACGAGATCGGACGCGATGAACCGGGCCAGAGCGTGGTGCTCGACCGGGTGCTCGACCTGCTGCTGATCGGGGTGCTGCGGGCCTGGTTCTCGCGCCCCGACGCCGCGGCCCCGTCCTGGTACCGGGCCATGGGGGACCCGGTCGTCGGCCGCGCGCTGCGGCTGCTCCAGGACGACCCCGCCCACCCGTGGAGCGTCGCCTCGCTCGCCGCGAAGTGCGGGGTCTCCCGGGCAGGACTCGCCCGCCGCTTCAACGACCTGGTGGGCGAGCCGCCGATGACGTACCTCACCGGCTGGCGGCTCACGCTCGCCGCGGATCTGCTGCGCGAGACCGACGCGACCGTGGAGGCGATCGCCAGGCAGGTCGGGTACAGCGGTTCGTTCGCGCTCAGCGCGGCGTTCAAGCGGGTACGGGGCATCAGCCCACAGCAGCACCGCACGGGCGCGGTGATGCCCGGCCGGTGGCAGGCCGATCGCGTCCGTGGACGTCAACCCTGA
- a CDS encoding aldo/keto reductase, with protein sequence MSKVPSLTLNNGVSMPQLGFGVWQVPDDEAARTVAAALEAGYRSIDTAAIYGNEEGTGRAIASSGIARDELFVTTKLWNSDQGYDSTLRAFDKSLERLGLEYVDLYLIHWPVPSKDAYVDTYKALEKIHADGRAKAIGVSNFLPEHLERLIAQTSVVPAVNQIELHPQLAQAASRAVHERHGITTEAWSPLGQGRGLLEVPTIVAIAQKHGRTPAQVVLRWHLQLGNVVIPKSVTPSRIRENADVFDFELDADDLAAFAALDEGRRLGPDPATFDMD encoded by the coding sequence GTGAGCAAGGTCCCTTCCCTGACCCTCAACAACGGCGTCTCGATGCCGCAGCTCGGCTTCGGTGTCTGGCAGGTACCCGACGACGAGGCGGCCAGGACGGTCGCCGCGGCCCTGGAGGCCGGCTACCGCAGCATCGACACCGCGGCGATCTACGGGAACGAGGAGGGCACCGGGCGGGCCATCGCGTCCTCGGGCATCGCACGCGACGAACTCTTCGTCACCACCAAGCTCTGGAACAGTGACCAGGGCTACGACTCGACACTGCGTGCCTTCGACAAGTCGCTGGAGCGGCTGGGGCTCGAGTACGTCGACCTGTATCTGATCCACTGGCCGGTGCCGTCGAAGGACGCGTACGTGGACACGTACAAGGCCTTGGAGAAGATCCACGCGGACGGCCGCGCGAAGGCGATCGGCGTGTCGAACTTCCTTCCCGAGCACCTGGAGCGCCTGATCGCCCAGACGTCCGTCGTGCCGGCCGTGAACCAGATCGAGCTGCACCCGCAGCTCGCGCAGGCCGCGTCCCGCGCCGTCCACGAGCGGCACGGCATCACGACCGAGGCCTGGTCGCCGCTGGGCCAGGGCAGGGGCCTGCTCGAGGTCCCGACGATCGTCGCCATCGCCCAGAAGCACGGCCGCACCCCGGCCCAGGTGGTGCTGCGCTGGCATCTGCAGCTCGGCAACGTGGTGATCCCCAAGTCCGTGACCCCGTCCCGGATCCGGGAGAACGCCGACGTCTTCGACTTCGAGCTGGACGCGGACGACCTGGCGGCCTTCGCGGCCCTGGACGAGGGCAGGCGCCTCGGTCCGGACCCGGCCACGTTCGACATGGACTGA
- a CDS encoding (2Fe-2S) ferredoxin domain-containing protein, which translates to MTTYALRPFGPRPCTLVVCRGCCCGDARKIPGTDHEGQLARLREAAAASGGRLAVRTSDCLGPCGQANVIVVQPSTEGRRRGARATWIGWALDDDATDDVIAWANAGGPGLADVPATLELQLIPPPADARRRMR; encoded by the coding sequence GTGACGACGTACGCCCTGCGCCCCTTCGGGCCCCGCCCCTGCACCCTGGTCGTGTGCCGCGGCTGCTGCTGCGGTGACGCACGCAAGATCCCCGGGACCGATCATGAGGGCCAACTGGCCCGGCTGCGCGAGGCGGCGGCCGCCTCGGGCGGGCGGCTCGCCGTGCGGACCAGCGACTGTCTCGGCCCCTGCGGACAGGCCAACGTCATCGTGGTCCAGCCCTCCACCGAGGGCCGCCGCCGCGGCGCCCGCGCCACCTGGATCGGCTGGGCCCTCGACGACGATGCGACCGACGACGTCATAGCCTGGGCGAACGCCGGCGGGCCCGGTCTCGCCGACGTCCCGGCCACGCTCGAACTCCAGTTGATCCCGCCGCCCGCTGACGCCCGCCGTCGGATGCGCTAG
- a CDS encoding NmrA family NAD(P)-binding protein, whose protein sequence is MTENTTNETVLVTAATGKTGRRVAERLTARGVRVRAGSRKGAVAFDWADESTWAPALHGADAAYVNYFPDLAAPDAPQVMRAFGRAAADAGVRRLVLLSGRGEPDAVVAEGALRESGLELTVVRAAFFAQNFSEGAMREGVQAGEIVFPARGTAEPFVDADDLADVMVAALTEPEHRGAVHELTGPRLLTFAEVAQEIGRVTGRDVRYVPVSAVEYAQALQQFGLPEPDAEWLAGLFGTLLDGHNASLTDGVERVLGRAPKDFADFAKDAAAAGAWAA, encoded by the coding sequence ATGACAGAGAACACGACGAACGAGACGGTGTTGGTGACCGCGGCCACGGGCAAGACCGGCCGCCGGGTGGCCGAGCGGCTGACGGCCCGCGGCGTGCGGGTGAGGGCGGGCTCGCGCAAGGGAGCGGTCGCGTTCGACTGGGCGGACGAGTCGACCTGGGCGCCGGCGCTGCACGGTGCGGACGCGGCGTACGTCAACTACTTCCCCGACCTCGCGGCCCCGGACGCACCGCAGGTGATGCGCGCCTTCGGGCGCGCGGCGGCCGACGCCGGGGTACGGCGGCTGGTGCTGCTGTCCGGGCGCGGGGAACCGGACGCGGTGGTCGCGGAGGGCGCGCTGCGCGAGTCGGGTCTTGAACTCACGGTGGTGCGAGCCGCCTTCTTCGCGCAGAACTTCAGCGAAGGAGCGATGCGGGAGGGGGTGCAGGCCGGGGAGATCGTGTTCCCGGCGCGCGGGACGGCGGAGCCGTTCGTCGACGCCGACGATCTGGCGGACGTCATGGTGGCGGCGCTGACCGAGCCGGAGCACCGCGGCGCGGTCCATGAGCTGACCGGTCCGCGGCTGCTCACCTTCGCGGAGGTGGCCCAGGAGATCGGCCGGGTCACGGGCCGGGACGTACGGTATGTGCCGGTTTCCGCCGTGGAATACGCGCAGGCGCTGCAGCAGTTCGGCCTGCCGGAGCCGGATGCCGAGTGGCTGGCCGGGCTGTTCGGCACACTGCTCGACGGGCACAACGCCTCACTCACGGACGGCGTGGAGCGGGTGCTGGGCCGGGCACCGAAGGACTTCGCCGACTTCGCCAAGGACGCGGCGGCCGCGGGGGCCTGGGCGGCGTAG
- a CDS encoding class I SAM-dependent methyltransferase, which produces MLDYDREAVHYDATRGGVPRADAAAAAVLGLLPRSARTLLDIGCGTGLVTQRLVRPGLRVFGADGSHGMARKAVERTGGDVVLGDVRRLPIRAAAVDAVSAVWLLHLVREAAAVVAEAARVLRPGGVFITTVDKDAGHDVESDIDAVLAPYRSFDEAFDRSDLIERHAAECGLRPAGRARFAGHGQGRTPRDAADALLAGRYRSWFGDDAATARELAAALARLPGQEVTRAEPSYVLQAFRKES; this is translated from the coding sequence ATGCTCGACTACGACCGGGAAGCAGTCCACTACGACGCGACTCGAGGCGGAGTGCCGAGGGCGGATGCCGCTGCCGCAGCCGTGCTCGGGCTTCTTCCGCGCTCCGCCCGTACCCTGCTCGACATCGGCTGCGGCACCGGTCTGGTGACGCAGCGTCTGGTTCGCCCCGGGCTGAGGGTGTTCGGGGCCGACGGCTCGCACGGCATGGCGCGCAAGGCGGTCGAGCGGACCGGCGGCGACGTCGTACTCGGCGATGTACGGCGGCTCCCGATACGCGCGGCGGCCGTGGACGCGGTGAGTGCGGTGTGGCTGCTGCATCTGGTGCGGGAGGCGGCGGCGGTCGTTGCCGAGGCGGCGCGGGTGCTGCGGCCCGGCGGGGTGTTCATCACGACCGTCGACAAGGACGCGGGCCACGACGTCGAGAGTGACATCGACGCCGTGCTCGCACCGTACCGCTCGTTCGACGAGGCCTTCGACCGCAGCGACCTGATAGAGCGTCACGCTGCCGAGTGCGGTCTTCGGCCGGCGGGCCGGGCCCGATTCGCGGGACACGGCCAAGGCCGCACCCCGCGCGACGCAGCCGATGCACTGCTCGCCGGCCGCTACCGCTCCTGGTTCGGCGACGACGCCGCGACAGCTCGCGAACTGGCCGCCGCACTTGCACGGCTGCCCGGCCAGGAGGTCACGCGCGCCGAACCGTCGTACGTGCTGCAGGCCTTCCGCAAGGAGAGCTGA
- a CDS encoding LysR substrate-binding domain-containing protein, producing the protein MYEPTQLRTFLAVAQTLSFTQAARRLGLRQSTVSQHVRRLEEATGRQLFTRDTHSVELTENGEAMLGFARTILQAHERAAAFFTGTRLRGRLRFGASEDFVLTRLPEILESFRREHPEVDLELTVELSGTLHARLEAGRLDLVLAKRQAGATHGELVWRDRMVWIAADGVRLDPDRPVPLILFPPPAVTRARALDVLERDGRAWRIACTSGSLSGLVAAARAGLGVMAHTRGLIPPGLVPVPDRAGLPDLGTVDFVLLHGHRRTAAQEAASALAAALLAAGDRLHGPAGR; encoded by the coding sequence ATGTACGAACCGACCCAGCTGCGCACGTTTCTGGCTGTCGCGCAGACGCTCAGCTTCACCCAGGCCGCACGCCGGCTCGGCCTGCGCCAGTCGACGGTGAGCCAGCATGTGCGCAGGCTCGAGGAGGCGACGGGGCGGCAGCTGTTCACGCGGGACACGCACAGCGTGGAGCTCACCGAGAACGGCGAGGCGATGCTCGGCTTCGCCCGGACGATCCTGCAGGCGCATGAGCGGGCCGCCGCGTTCTTCACCGGCACGCGCCTGCGCGGCCGGCTGCGGTTCGGGGCGTCGGAGGACTTCGTGCTGACCCGGCTGCCCGAGATCCTGGAGTCGTTCCGCCGCGAGCACCCCGAGGTCGATCTCGAGCTCACGGTCGAGCTCTCCGGGACACTGCACGCGCGGCTGGAGGCGGGGCGGCTGGATCTGGTGCTCGCCAAGCGCCAGGCGGGCGCGACACACGGCGAACTGGTCTGGCGGGACCGCATGGTGTGGATCGCGGCCGACGGCGTACGGCTGGACCCCGACCGGCCGGTGCCGCTGATCCTCTTCCCGCCACCGGCCGTCACCCGGGCCCGCGCCCTCGATGTGCTGGAGCGCGACGGCCGCGCCTGGCGCATCGCGTGCACCAGCGGCAGTCTCAGCGGCCTGGTCGCCGCGGCCCGTGCGGGGCTCGGCGTGATGGCGCACACGCGCGGTCTGATCCCGCCCGGCCTGGTCCCGGTGCCCGACCGGGCGGGCCTGCCCGATCTCGGCACCGTGGACTTCGTGCTGCTGCACGGCCACCGTCGTACCGCCGCCCAGGAAGCCGCGTCCGCTCTCGCCGCCGCGCTGCTCGCCGCCGGCGACCGCCTCCACGGGCCGGCCGGGCGCTGA
- a CDS encoding DUF3592 domain-containing protein — MTTLATGALFLAGFGLFCGYLTWRLVSRLRSLIGGTAVEGRCVRRYSTQSNDGGTSRHHVHGFTTASGEYVEFEEDALLIAQGQAVTIRYRPGNPARSATVMGPGGAWSPLFGHLLGIFVTGMFTLLGMVWVWVAIDQVQE; from the coding sequence GTGACGACTCTCGCGACAGGTGCACTGTTCCTCGCCGGCTTCGGCCTGTTCTGCGGGTACCTCACCTGGCGGCTCGTCAGCCGGCTGCGTTCGCTGATCGGCGGCACCGCCGTGGAGGGCCGCTGCGTACGCCGGTACTCGACACAGAGCAACGACGGCGGGACGAGCCGGCACCACGTCCACGGCTTCACGACCGCGTCCGGGGAGTACGTGGAGTTCGAGGAGGACGCGCTCCTGATCGCCCAGGGCCAGGCCGTGACGATCCGGTACCGTCCCGGCAATCCCGCACGTTCGGCCACGGTCATGGGCCCGGGCGGGGCGTGGTCGCCGCTGTTCGGGCATCTGCTCGGCATCTTCGTCACGGGGATGTTCACGCTGCTGGGCATGGTGTGGGTGTGGGTGGCGATCGACCAGGTGCAGGAATGA
- a CDS encoding AMP-dependent synthetase/ligase, producing the protein MAAAPLVGGLADAVFDHAVDDPDRVALGRKDDAGEWQDVTSAQLRDEVLALAKGLLAQGVRFGDRVALMCPTRYEWTLFDFALWTVGAQSVPIYPTSSAEQVHWMLHDAGVTACMVEHEDHAMTIGSVIDRLPRLKRLWQLDAGAVAELFEAGAHIEDEVVHRHRRAVTPDSIATVIYTSGTTGRPKGCVLTHANFMYETDTLIGRWEPVFHSRPGDEAATLLFLPLAHVFGRMVEVAAIRGRVKLGHQPVLQAAALLPDLASFRPTFILAVPYIFEKVFNAARRKAETAGKLGPFDKAVDVAVRYAEAMEHRAFGLGPGPSAALRLQHQIFEKLVYSKVRDAMGGRVRHAMSGGSGMDRRLGLFFEGAGVTIFEGYGLTESCAAATANPPERTRYGTVGQPIPGTTVHIAEDGEVWLHGGQIFQGYLGDPKATDAVLRDGWLATGDLGALDEDGYLTITGRKKEILKTSGGKSVSPAGLEERVRAHPLVAQCIVVGNDRPYIAALVTVDQEAVDHWLNIQGKPPLQPADLVRDPDLEMEVRRAVVAANTSVSKAESIRTFRILAHPFSEEHGLLTPSLKLKRKAIEKAYAVEVEALYQ; encoded by the coding sequence ATGGCCGCAGCGCCTCTGGTCGGCGGGCTGGCGGATGCGGTCTTCGACCATGCCGTGGACGATCCGGACAGGGTCGCGCTCGGCCGCAAGGACGACGCGGGCGAGTGGCAGGACGTGACGTCCGCCCAGCTGCGCGACGAGGTACTGGCACTGGCCAAGGGCCTGCTCGCGCAGGGCGTCCGGTTCGGGGACCGGGTCGCGCTGATGTGCCCCACGCGTTACGAGTGGACCCTCTTCGACTTCGCGCTGTGGACCGTAGGCGCCCAGTCCGTGCCCATCTACCCCACCTCTTCCGCCGAGCAGGTCCACTGGATGCTGCACGACGCCGGGGTGACCGCCTGCATGGTGGAGCACGAGGACCACGCCATGACCATCGGCTCGGTGATCGACAGGCTGCCCCGGCTGAAGCGGCTGTGGCAGCTGGACGCCGGGGCGGTGGCCGAACTGTTCGAGGCGGGCGCCCACATCGAGGACGAAGTGGTGCACCGGCACCGGCGTGCGGTGACCCCGGACTCGATCGCCACCGTCATCTACACCTCGGGCACCACCGGCCGCCCCAAGGGCTGCGTCCTCACGCACGCGAACTTCATGTACGAGACCGACACCCTCATCGGGCGCTGGGAGCCCGTCTTCCACTCCCGCCCCGGCGACGAGGCCGCAACGCTGCTCTTCCTGCCCCTCGCCCACGTCTTCGGCCGGATGGTGGAGGTCGCCGCGATCCGCGGGCGGGTCAAGCTCGGCCATCAGCCGGTGCTCCAGGCGGCGGCGCTGCTGCCCGACCTGGCCTCCTTCCGGCCGACGTTCATCCTGGCCGTGCCGTACATCTTCGAGAAGGTCTTCAACGCGGCCCGCCGCAAGGCCGAGACCGCCGGCAAGCTGGGTCCGTTCGACAAGGCCGTCGATGTCGCCGTGCGGTACGCGGAGGCCATGGAGCACCGGGCCTTCGGCCTCGGCCCCGGGCCGTCGGCGGCGCTGCGGCTGCAGCACCAGATCTTCGAGAAGCTCGTGTACAGCAAGGTCCGGGACGCGATGGGCGGCCGCGTGCGCCACGCGATGTCCGGCGGCTCGGGGATGGACCGCAGACTCGGACTGTTCTTCGAGGGCGCGGGCGTCACCATCTTCGAGGGGTACGGACTGACCGAGTCGTGCGCCGCGGCCACCGCCAACCCTCCCGAGCGCACCCGCTACGGCACCGTCGGCCAGCCGATCCCCGGCACCACCGTCCACATCGCCGAGGACGGCGAGGTCTGGCTGCACGGCGGCCAGATCTTCCAGGGGTATCTCGGCGACCCGAAGGCCACCGACGCCGTACTGCGCGACGGCTGGCTTGCGACGGGTGATCTCGGCGCGCTCGACGAGGACGGCTATCTGACCATCACCGGGCGCAAGAAGGAGATCCTCAAGACCTCGGGCGGCAAGAGTGTGTCGCCGGCAGGCCTGGAGGAGCGGGTGCGGGCGCATCCGCTGGTGGCCCAGTGCATCGTCGTCGGCAACGACCGCCCCTACATCGCGGCCCTCGTCACCGTCGACCAGGAGGCCGTGGACCACTGGCTGAACATCCAGGGCAAGCCTCCGCTGCAGCCGGCCGACCTGGTGCGCGACCCGGACCTGGAGATGGAGGTCCGCCGGGCGGTGGTGGCCGCGAACACGTCGGTCTCCAAGGCGGAGTCGATCCGTACCTTCCGGATACTCGCCCACCCGTTCAGCGAGGAACACGGTCTGCTGACCCCGTCGTTGAAGCTGAAGCGCAAGGCGATCGAGAAGGCGTACGCGGTCGAGGTGGAGGCCCTGTACCAGTGA
- a CDS encoding bile acid:sodium symporter family protein: MSRRRTPKLPSWLPIDPYILALLATVLLAALLPASGTAAQVAGGASTGAVALLFFLYGARLSTREALDGLRHWRLHLTVLTATFVVFPLLGLAASHGLQPLVLTSELAAGLLFLCLVPSTIQSSIAFTSMARGNVPAAICAGSFSSLAGIVLTPLLAALLLGGGAGGFSADSLLKIVLQLAAPFLAGQLLRRWVGGLLARHKQALGFVDRGSILLVVYTAFSEGMVQGVWHQVTPARLGALLAVEALLLAAMLTLTWFGAKRLGFGRGDRIAVQFAGSKKSLAAGLPMAAVLFGAQASLAALPLMLFHQMQLMVCAVIAKRRGSDAQASEPPASTGARTPGRRVPEPTGV; this comes from the coding sequence ATGAGCCGCCGCCGTACCCCGAAGCTGCCGTCCTGGCTGCCGATCGACCCGTACATACTGGCGTTGCTGGCCACCGTGCTGCTCGCGGCGCTGCTGCCCGCGTCCGGTACCGCGGCCCAGGTGGCCGGCGGGGCGTCGACCGGAGCGGTGGCCCTGCTCTTCTTCCTCTACGGGGCACGGCTGTCGACCCGCGAGGCACTCGACGGGCTGCGCCACTGGCGACTGCATCTGACCGTGCTCACCGCGACGTTCGTCGTCTTCCCGCTGCTGGGGCTGGCTGCCTCGCACGGACTGCAGCCGCTGGTGCTGACCTCGGAGCTCGCCGCAGGTCTGCTGTTCCTGTGCCTGGTGCCGTCGACGATCCAGTCGTCGATCGCCTTCACCTCCATGGCCCGCGGCAACGTCCCGGCGGCGATCTGCGCCGGTTCCTTCTCCAGCCTCGCCGGCATCGTCCTCACGCCGCTGCTCGCCGCCCTGCTGCTCGGGGGCGGGGCGGGCGGCTTCTCCGCGGACTCGCTGCTGAAGATCGTGCTCCAGTTGGCGGCGCCGTTCCTGGCGGGGCAGCTGCTGCGCCGGTGGGTGGGCGGGCTGCTGGCCCGCCACAAGCAGGCGCTCGGCTTCGTCGACCGGGGCTCGATCCTGCTGGTCGTCTACACGGCCTTCAGCGAGGGCATGGTCCAGGGCGTCTGGCACCAGGTCACCCCCGCCCGGCTGGGCGCGCTGCTCGCCGTGGAGGCGCTCCTGCTCGCGGCGATGCTGACGCTGACCTGGTTCGGTGCGAAACGGCTGGGCTTCGGGCGGGGGGACCGTATCGCCGTCCAGTTCGCCGGCTCGAAGAAGAGCCTGGCGGCGGGGCTGCCGATGGCGGCGGTGCTCTTCGGGGCGCAGGCGAGCCTGGCGGCGCTGCCGCTGATGCTGTTCCACCAGATGCAGCTGATGGTGTGCGCGGTGATCGCCAAGCGGCGCGGCAGCGACGCGCAGGCGTCGGAGCCGCCTGCTTCCACCGGGGCGCGGACCCCGGGCCGTCGGGTGCCAGAGCCCACGGGTGTCTGA
- a CDS encoding lamin tail domain-containing protein: MGGVGSSPAPGSDRGANSSLNAEYVRIRNTTGHAVSLKGWVLVDASNHKYTFGTYTLGKGKTVTVRTGKGTNTSATRYQGRSCPCSPPPTWQGGTE, encoded by the coding sequence CTGGGCGGCGTAGGGTCATCCCCGGCGCCCGGCTCGGACCGCGGCGCCAACTCGAGCCTCAACGCGGAGTACGTCCGGATCCGCAACACCACCGGCCACGCCGTCAGCCTCAAGGGCTGGGTGCTCGTCGACGCGAGCAACCACAAGTACACCTTCGGCACGTACACCCTCGGCAAGGGCAAGACGGTGACGGTGCGCACCGGCAAGGGCACCAACACGTCGGCCACCCGCTACCAGGGGCGCTCGTGCCCCTGTTCCCCCCCGCCGACCTGGCAGGGGGGAACAGAGTAG